Proteins found in one Candidatus Bathyarchaeota archaeon genomic segment:
- a CDS encoding class I SAM-dependent methyltransferase, producing MTGIINWTQLRHAMLLSTHRIDFCSVAYWDKQAKTFNENTVQMEDLTQKQLNRLILSPECTVLDVGAGTGRITIPLAKYAKHVTALEPSANMMALLKANVQKENIKNIQCLHTSIEDVDATDIETHDIVLSSFSLLMVDVGKALLKMDALATKGVYVFLSASKWMDEEMRNIVYGEGFSGLDFPDHIYVVNILQELGISANVDIFNFQSQQCYKNLDDAVSKVMQQYSISLTKQDELRAYLAKILVQDSDGKLWLYRKKKAALIWWTKNL from the coding sequence ATGACTGGTATAATAAATTGGACCCAGCTAAGACACGCAATGCTTCTTAGTACGCATAGAATTGATTTTTGCAGTGTAGCCTACTGGGACAAGCAGGCAAAAACCTTCAACGAAAACACAGTCCAAATGGAGGACTTGACTCAAAAACAACTCAACAGACTTATCTTATCACCTGAATGTACCGTTCTCGATGTTGGTGCTGGCACAGGCAGAATAACAATACCCTTAGCGAAATATGCCAAACATGTAACTGCGTTAGAGCCCTCCGCAAACATGATGGCGTTGCTAAAGGCAAACGTTCAAAAAGAAAACATCAAAAACATTCAATGTCTCCATACATCCATCGAAGATGTGGATGCAACCGACATCGAAACTCACGACATTGTTCTATCTTCTTTTTCACTTTTGATGGTTGATGTTGGAAAAGCCTTACTAAAGATGGATGCTCTCGCCACAAAGGGTGTTTACGTTTTCTTGTCAGCCAGCAAGTGGATGGATGAAGAAATGCGAAATATAGTCTATGGCGAGGGCTTTTCAGGTCTTGACTTTCCTGACCACATTTATGTTGTTAATATTTTGCAAGAGCTAGGCATTTCTGCCAATGTAGATATTTTTAACTTTCAATCCCAACAATGTTACAAAAATTTGGATGATGCTGTATCAAAAGTAATGCAACAATACAGCATATCACTCACAAAACAAGATGAACTTAGGGCTTACTTGGCTAAGATTCTCGTGCAGGATAGTGACGGAAAATTATGGTTATACCGTAAAAAGAAGGCAGCACTGATATGGTGGACAAAGAATCTATAA
- a CDS encoding iron ABC transporter permease — protein MVDKESIKLSPKQEINSADDEKRKYKRLLAKRAVFLAGCALLLFVVAGVALALGSANMSFLDAYAAVLGRIFPDWFAVSSLADTVVWNLRLPRILLAIFAGAALAMGGTTTQAILRNPIATPYTLGVSAGAGLGAAIGIILGKGLMAGKLLIVSNAFVFSLIPVFVVLLLVKRRGASPETMILAGVAMVYIFNACTTILQYFAETNAVSATVFWVVGDLSRADWWQLPYILGVLVFCILVNLRLSWDINVIKMGDDTAKSLGTEVDRTRIITLVMACLATATVVSFTGAIGFICLVAPHICRAIVGGDQRFLIISSSLTGAILLLLADILARRLIAPIILPVGAITAFLGGPLLLYLLIRWRKNN, from the coding sequence ATGGTGGACAAAGAATCTATAAAGTTATCACCCAAACAAGAAATAAACAGTGCCGATGATGAAAAAAGAAAGTACAAGAGGTTACTAGCAAAAAGAGCTGTATTCTTAGCTGGATGCGCGTTGCTGCTTTTTGTTGTAGCAGGAGTTGCTCTTGCTCTTGGCTCAGCCAACATGTCTTTTTTGGATGCTTATGCTGCTGTGCTGGGCAGGATTTTTCCTGACTGGTTTGCGGTTAGTTCCTTAGCAGACACCGTTGTCTGGAATTTGCGTCTTCCCCGCATACTGCTTGCCATTTTTGCAGGTGCCGCATTGGCTATGGGCGGGACTACAACGCAGGCTATTCTGCGAAATCCCATAGCGACTCCTTACACGTTGGGGGTTTCCGCGGGAGCAGGGTTAGGTGCTGCCATTGGCATCATATTGGGTAAGGGATTAATGGCGGGTAAGCTTTTGATTGTCAGTAACGCCTTCGTTTTTTCGTTAATTCCTGTTTTTGTAGTTTTATTGTTGGTTAAACGAAGGGGCGCTTCGCCTGAAACCATGATTTTAGCGGGAGTCGCGATGGTTTACATTTTCAATGCATGCACAACTATACTACAGTATTTTGCGGAAACCAATGCCGTCAGCGCTACAGTATTCTGGGTAGTAGGTGACTTGTCAAGAGCCGACTGGTGGCAACTCCCCTACATCTTAGGCGTGCTGGTATTTTGCATACTTGTTAACCTTCGGCTGTCTTGGGACATTAACGTAATAAAGATGGGCGATGACACCGCAAAAAGTTTAGGCACAGAAGTTGACCGCACCAGAATAATCACCTTAGTTATGGCTTGTTTGGCAACTGCAACGGTAGTGAGCTTTACAGGTGCCATCGGCTTCATATGCCTTGTTGCCCCTCACATTTGCCGTGCCATAGTAGGCGGAGACCAGCGTTTCTTAATCATATCTTCAAGCCTCACTGGGGCAATCTTGCTGTTGCTCGCAGACATCCTTGCCAGACGGTTGATTGCACCGATAATTTTGCCTGTGGGCGCTATAACTGCATTTTTGGGCGGACCTTTGCTGCTCTATTTGCTGATTAGGTGGCGAAAAAATAATTAG
- a CDS encoding flavin reductase family protein — protein sequence MSAKTQVNITLAYRLLHPMHTVLISCIGKAGKPNITTMAWVMPTSINPPLVAISLAPGRHSHAFIEESGEFIVNIPTLEVLQAVYACGSLTGRSFDKFKKTNLTPMPAKKVKAPAIRECIAHLECEVKDKITTGDHTIFIGKILEAYADMGVFTESYDLKKTRMLYHAGGNNFAVLDPKLYKP from the coding sequence GTGTCTGCGAAAACTCAAGTAAACATAACCCTAGCTTATAGGCTGTTGCATCCTATGCATACAGTCCTAATTTCATGTATCGGCAAAGCAGGCAAACCAAACATCACTACCATGGCGTGGGTAATGCCCACCTCAATCAACCCTCCGCTTGTAGCCATCAGCCTCGCCCCTGGGCGTCACTCTCACGCGTTTATCGAGGAGTCGGGCGAATTCATCGTTAATATTCCAACTCTTGAGGTTCTGCAAGCAGTTTACGCCTGCGGCTCGCTAACAGGCAGAAGTTTTGACAAATTCAAAAAAACAAACCTGACCCCTATGCCTGCCAAAAAAGTTAAGGCACCAGCAATCCGCGAATGCATCGCACATTTGGAATGCGAGGTAAAAGACAAAATCACTACTGGCGACCACACCATATTCATCGGCAAAATCCTAGAAGCCTACGCAGACATGGGCGTCTTCACTGAAAGCTATGACCTCAAAAAAACAAGAATGCTCTATCACGCAGGCGGCAACAACTTTGCCGTGTTAGACCCTAAACTTTACAAGCCATAG
- a CDS encoding Lrp/AsnC ligand binding domain-containing protein, which yields MKLSKKDVFLLFGPLDIIVRFKEIESFNGFIKEWYDPIRKILPQNPLIDKTETFIVAIEGKPFNEEPYAFVFANCNPSNIEEVQQEIQKIPNVLSAEVVFGPYDLICPVKATNKAQLQRLVSEIEKIPGIQDTVTEIVASLY from the coding sequence ATGAAATTGAGTAAAAAAGACGTATTCTTGCTCTTTGGACCATTAGACATCATTGTTAGATTCAAAGAAATAGAGAGTTTTAATGGTTTTATTAAAGAGTGGTATGACCCCATAAGAAAAATACTTCCTCAAAACCCCCTGATTGACAAAACAGAAACGTTCATAGTTGCAATCGAAGGCAAACCATTTAATGAAGAACCCTACGCTTTCGTGTTTGCCAATTGTAACCCAAGCAACATCGAAGAAGTACAACAAGAAATCCAAAAGATACCTAACGTTCTATCAGCTGAAGTAGTTTTTGGACCCTACGACTTAATATGCCCAGTAAAAGCTACCAATAAGGCTCAACTTCAGAGGCTTGTCAGCGAAATCGAAAAAATTCCAGGTATCCAAGATACAGTAACTGAAATCGTTGCCTCGCTCTACTAA
- a CDS encoding molybdenum cofactor guanylyltransferase, giving the protein MSKSAVILAGGSSSRLNDDKGIVALAGKPLLTYVVNSVEGLVDETVIVTSSKERANAYAKLASSSNVRFAVDEYDSKGPLIGALTGFKSVNGEYTLLLPVDTPFVSREVLSLLFELCIGKVAAVPRWTSNEIEPLHAVYRTKEALKAAEEAFVQGEVDMQAMVNRLRGVRYISTLVIEQLDPDLRTFFNVNTALDLKKAATMIKHEKNKNIVHP; this is encoded by the coding sequence TTGAGTAAATCAGCTGTAATTTTAGCAGGTGGCTCTTCTTCTAGATTAAACGATGACAAAGGCATTGTGGCACTTGCAGGTAAACCATTGCTAACTTACGTAGTTAATTCTGTTGAGGGTCTCGTAGATGAAACAGTCATAGTCACTAGCTCCAAGGAACGCGCAAACGCTTATGCAAAACTTGCTTCCTCGTCTAATGTGCGATTTGCTGTAGATGAATACGATTCAAAGGGGCCATTGATTGGAGCGTTAACTGGTTTTAAGTCTGTTAACGGCGAATACACGTTATTGTTGCCTGTTGATACACCGTTTGTTTCCAGAGAGGTTTTGTCTTTGCTTTTTGAATTATGCATCGGTAAAGTAGCTGCGGTTCCAAGATGGACAAGCAACGAAATCGAGCCCCTGCATGCTGTTTACAGAACAAAAGAGGCATTGAAGGCTGCTGAGGAAGCCTTTGTTCAAGGTGAAGTTGACATGCAAGCAATGGTAAATAGACTTCGTGGAGTACGCTACATTTCAACGCTTGTGATAGAGCAGTTAGACCCTGATTTGCGTACATTCTTTAACGTAAATACAGCTTTAGACTTGAAAAAAGCGGCAACAATGATTAAGCATGAGAAGAATAAAAACATAGTGCATCCATAA
- a CDS encoding ParA family protein: MSKIIAVHSYKGGTGKTLLSVNLAASLAKEGKKVCVFDLDFRAPSLFAILKVDKVDCWFNDYLNNTCEIDKSLVDLSDRISSRGKFFASLANPSTEAIRDMSSKDRKWEMRALGKLLALRESMLKNQEFDYLVFDTSPGLQYSSINAIVAADFVVVATTGDRSDVDGTKRMLQELYNLFEKKTGLVLNKVLDPSASARKTEIQNKVKMDYQVPMLGIVPCFCEILRAEGNLIFVSDKPDHPFTKIVAEMVRKIENNEVN; the protein is encoded by the coding sequence ATGAGCAAAATAATCGCTGTACATTCATACAAGGGCGGAACAGGAAAAACTCTTCTTTCAGTTAATTTGGCTGCGTCTTTAGCAAAGGAAGGCAAGAAAGTATGCGTTTTTGACCTTGATTTTCGAGCTCCAAGCTTATTTGCTATATTGAAAGTGGATAAAGTTGATTGCTGGTTTAATGATTACCTCAATAATACCTGTGAAATCGATAAATCCCTTGTGGATTTAAGTGATAGGATTTCTTCAAGAGGCAAGTTTTTTGCTTCCCTAGCAAACCCTTCAACAGAAGCTATCCGTGACATGTCCTCTAAGGATAGAAAATGGGAAATGCGCGCTTTAGGTAAGCTTTTGGCTTTGCGGGAATCGATGCTTAAAAATCAAGAGTTTGATTATTTGGTTTTTGATACAAGCCCAGGCTTACAATATTCTTCGATTAACGCAATTGTTGCGGCTGACTTTGTAGTGGTGGCAACAACAGGTGATAGGTCAGATGTTGATGGTACAAAGCGCATGTTGCAGGAATTGTATAATCTGTTTGAGAAAAAAACTGGTTTGGTTCTAAACAAAGTTCTTGACCCATCTGCAAGCGCTCGGAAAACAGAAATACAAAACAAGGTTAAAATGGATTACCAAGTTCCCATGTTAGGAATAGTGCCTTGCTTCTGCGAGATTTTGCGGGCAGAAGGGAATTTAATTTTTGTCAGCGACAAACCTGACCATCCATTCACTAAGATTGTTGCTGAGATGGTACGAAAAATTGAGAATAACGAAGTAAACTAA
- a CDS encoding transcriptional regulator, which translates to MIRDELFNKKPLNVLERIEDSLEKLNEKMEIMIALQKNGVEEQKVAAPLLPDASLDVMTLLSMPDHLRKTAMTICRCGKATAEEVAEQTSRARAVESAYLNQLVIMGYIKKERKGRKAYFFIDREAQS; encoded by the coding sequence ATGATTAGGGATGAGTTATTCAACAAGAAGCCATTGAACGTTCTCGAAAGGATCGAAGACAGCCTAGAGAAGCTCAATGAGAAAATGGAAATAATGATTGCACTTCAGAAGAACGGCGTTGAGGAGCAAAAAGTCGCCGCCCCCTTATTACCTGATGCGTCATTGGATGTTATGACGTTACTTTCTATGCCTGATCATCTTCGAAAAACAGCTATGACGATTTGCAGATGTGGAAAAGCAACTGCTGAAGAAGTAGCTGAGCAAACCAGCAGGGCCAGGGCAGTAGAAAGCGCCTATCTTAATCAACTGGTGATTATGGGTTACATCAAGAAGGAGCGGAAGGGGAGAAAGGCTTACTTTTTCATAGATAGAGAAGCGCAGAGTTGA
- a CDS encoding RPA12/RPB9/RPC11 RNA polymerase family protein yields the protein MEFCAECGSRLKPVKVNTKSQAMVMLTCMKCGNKKAEVGRTVKVNGKIIQHDPKQFVAIIGKEEQGFNTLPTVRMECPRCGNNTANVWLVQTRGSDESSTQFLRCIACGYTCREYT from the coding sequence ATGGAGTTTTGCGCTGAATGTGGTTCTCGTCTCAAACCAGTCAAAGTGAACACTAAAAGCCAAGCAATGGTCATGTTAACGTGTATGAAATGTGGGAATAAGAAAGCTGAAGTAGGCAGAACCGTGAAAGTTAATGGCAAGATTATTCAGCATGACCCTAAGCAGTTCGTTGCTATAATTGGAAAAGAAGAGCAGGGATTCAATACGTTGCCGACTGTACGCATGGAGTGCCCACGATGCGGAAATAACACGGCAAATGTTTGGTTGGTTCAAACTAGGGGTTCTGATGAGTCTTCAACGCAATTTCTGCGATGTATCGCATGTGGTTATACGTGCAGAGAATACACGTAG
- the endA gene encoding tRNA-intron lyase, whose protein sequence is MNEKKTATPAEFRTIGTITEEGVVVTEQSSMDALSSRGYGTIEDKVLTLSFYESLYLLEKGLLDVKNKKGSAIDFQSLLHAYEKKNDNAWGNYLVYRDLRSRGYVVRDGFGAGIDFRIYERGAYGKDTAPYLILGIQEGKPLPVNELVNLLQQCQSQKKELILAVINRRGEIVHYSVGELRFPTTEK, encoded by the coding sequence ATGAACGAAAAAAAGACGGCGACACCTGCAGAATTCAGAACCATTGGCACTATCACAGAGGAAGGCGTTGTTGTAACAGAGCAAAGCAGTATGGACGCGCTTTCATCACGTGGATACGGTACAATAGAAGACAAGGTATTAACTTTGAGCTTTTATGAGTCATTATACCTCTTAGAAAAGGGCTTATTAGATGTCAAAAATAAAAAAGGCTCAGCAATAGACTTCCAAAGTCTTCTGCACGCCTACGAAAAAAAGAACGACAACGCATGGGGTAACTACCTTGTGTACCGTGACCTACGAAGCCGAGGCTACGTTGTAAGAGACGGTTTCGGTGCAGGCATCGACTTCCGAATCTACGAACGAGGGGCATACGGCAAAGATACAGCCCCTTACTTGATTTTAGGCATTCAAGAAGGAAAACCTTTGCCAGTCAATGAGTTGGTGAATCTTCTTCAGCAGTGCCAGAGCCAAAAAAAAGAGTTGATCTTGGCAGTTATAAACCGCCGAGGCGAAATAGTGCATTACTCAGTCGGAGAACTGCGTTTCCCAACCACAGAGAAGTAA
- the mtnA gene encoding S-methyl-5-thioribose-1-phosphate isomerase — MRMIKWENGKVITPDQTKLPLQEVTLEITTVEQMAEAIKMLRVRGAPLLGAAAGFGVAIAAYNSKAKSREQLLRELDAAGTLIKRQRPTAVNLFWGVDRVLNRAKTFSGSLEALKAAVIEEAQKIADEDAAQNRAIGKNGSVLIKDGDTILTHCNAGELATVEYGTALGVIRAAWAEGKKIKVIADETRPLLQGARLTAYELKRDGIPVTLITDNMAGYVMSKGLVNKVIVGADRIVQGTVFNKIGTYSVAVLAHEHNIPFYVAAPKSTFDLTRKASDVTIEERKAEEVTHVGCQQIAPDGVAVMNPAFDATPLKYVSAIICESKVIYNKDFGAFRKGKV, encoded by the coding sequence ATGCGAATGATAAAGTGGGAAAACGGTAAAGTAATCACGCCTGACCAAACCAAACTGCCCCTCCAAGAAGTCACATTGGAAATAACAACCGTGGAGCAGATGGCTGAAGCCATAAAAATGCTCCGTGTCAGAGGGGCACCACTTTTAGGTGCAGCAGCAGGCTTCGGAGTGGCAATAGCGGCTTATAATTCTAAAGCTAAGAGCAGAGAACAACTACTCAGGGAACTCGACGCGGCTGGCACACTCATTAAGCGTCAAAGACCAACCGCAGTGAACCTTTTCTGGGGGGTCGACCGCGTCTTAAACAGAGCCAAAACTTTTTCTGGTAGCTTAGAGGCACTTAAAGCGGCAGTTATTGAGGAAGCACAAAAAATCGCTGATGAAGACGCCGCACAAAACCGCGCCATAGGCAAAAACGGCTCAGTCCTCATAAAAGACGGCGACACTATACTAACCCACTGCAACGCTGGCGAGCTTGCAACCGTCGAATATGGCACTGCATTAGGCGTAATTCGTGCAGCTTGGGCGGAAGGCAAAAAAATCAAAGTTATAGCCGACGAAACACGCCCACTGTTGCAAGGTGCACGGCTCACAGCCTATGAGCTAAAACGCGACGGCATACCCGTCACGTTGATTACGGATAACATGGCAGGCTACGTCATGAGCAAAGGTCTGGTTAACAAAGTAATTGTTGGCGCCGACCGCATCGTGCAGGGTACCGTATTCAACAAGATAGGCACATATAGCGTTGCAGTGTTAGCGCATGAGCACAACATACCTTTCTATGTGGCAGCCCCAAAATCCACCTTTGACTTGACACGCAAAGCCTCAGACGTAACCATCGAGGAGAGAAAAGCTGAAGAAGTCACTCATGTTGGCTGTCAACAAATCGCTCCCGACGGCGTAGCAGTCATGAACCCAGCCTTTGACGCCACACCGCTAAAGTATGTGTCAGCAATAATCTGTGAAAGCAAAGTTATCTATAACAAGGATTTTGGCGCTTTCAGAAAAGGAAAAGTATAG
- a CDS encoding phosphoribosyltransferase family protein — MSTHAEDLKLRLMTIELLRTAKYKRNITYRELASKTGLPVTVLSRYAKGHVLPNTTRAKQLWRVLTKMVGLEAELRSRIKFDEIGYFDNTEIVGDYNILQQAANHALANFAGKRVTKVLTAAVDGIPLATMVANALGVNLIVAKRNKEVGVKAFLEETYILGRDSGVTITLYIPKESIKKRDSVLIVDDMIKSGDTQEALVNLVKKSKAEVSGIFSLVAVGEEWKKRLKSGDDSPIEVVTHLKSPFDTS; from the coding sequence TTGAGCACTCATGCAGAAGACCTAAAACTTCGCTTAATGACAATCGAGCTTTTACGCACTGCAAAATATAAGCGAAATATCACTTATAGAGAATTAGCCTCAAAAACAGGCTTACCAGTCACAGTTTTAAGCCGTTACGCAAAAGGCCACGTGTTACCAAACACTACAAGAGCCAAACAGCTCTGGCGTGTACTGACCAAAATGGTTGGGCTCGAGGCAGAACTTAGAAGCAGGATAAAATTCGACGAAATCGGCTACTTTGACAACACCGAAATCGTAGGTGACTACAACATTCTCCAGCAAGCCGCCAACCATGCACTAGCAAACTTCGCAGGAAAACGTGTAACAAAAGTCCTAACTGCCGCGGTTGATGGCATTCCGTTAGCCACGATGGTTGCGAATGCGCTAGGTGTGAATCTCATTGTGGCAAAACGTAACAAAGAGGTAGGCGTCAAAGCTTTCCTAGAAGAAACCTACATCTTGGGACGCGATTCAGGTGTAACTATAACACTCTATATTCCAAAGGAATCTATCAAGAAACGTGACAGCGTCCTAATCGTTGATGACATGATAAAAAGCGGTGACACACAGGAAGCACTGGTGAATCTGGTGAAGAAGTCGAAAGCAGAAGTTTCAGGCATCTTCTCGCTTGTTGCTGTGGGAGAAGAATGGAAAAAACGCTTAAAGTCAGGGGATGATTCACCCATCGAAGTCGTAACACATCTCAAATCACCCTTTGATACTTCCTAA
- a CDS encoding DUF5615 family PIN-like protein: protein MKLLLDEMYAGLKEYFETLGYQVLTAQEAGLKSAKDRDIVEYAGKHNLLLVTQDQKPAELAELLGVKCVFISNLMIAKIVDQKIKESFKE, encoded by the coding sequence ATGAAACTTTTACTCGATGAGATGTACGCTGGCTTAAAAGAATACTTCGAGACTTTAGGTTACCAAGTTTTGACTGCTCAAGAAGCTGGACTCAAGAGCGCAAAAGACCGCGACATAGTAGAGTATGCTGGCAAGCACAACTTGCTCTTGGTAACCCAAGACCAGAAGCCCGCTGAACTTGCAGAATTGCTTGGAGTTAAATGCGTTTTCATTTCTAACTTAATGATTGCCAAGATAGTGGACCAAAAAATAAAGGAATCCTTCAAAGAATAA
- a CDS encoding DUF2284 domain-containing protein, with protein sequence MTNQSDAEKFQFLVKLAFEKGAADAKIIPANKVVVEDRVVLKCKIGCNHYGKTLACPPYTPSAGEFRKIVSEYSYAMFMKFTSNAQADPEVYTKLMVAETDPSVPKEIKEKAAKFWQDWKDDKRKMLQTVVDLEKAAMNKGYTLAISFVSGHCQLCEKCNTETKICVHPNLARWSEDAVGVNVRKTAANAGIAFSFPFAKNPESFALLLID encoded by the coding sequence ATGACTAATCAAAGTGACGCTGAAAAATTCCAGTTTCTAGTCAAGCTAGCCTTCGAAAAAGGGGCAGCAGACGCCAAAATCATTCCAGCCAACAAAGTGGTCGTTGAGGACCGCGTTGTTCTCAAGTGTAAAATCGGTTGTAATCACTATGGGAAAACCCTTGCCTGTCCGCCCTACACGCCCAGTGCCGGAGAGTTCCGAAAAATCGTCAGCGAATACAGCTATGCCATGTTCATGAAGTTCACCTCAAACGCTCAGGCTGACCCTGAAGTGTATACGAAGCTTATGGTGGCTGAAACCGACCCCTCCGTGCCGAAAGAAATCAAAGAGAAAGCCGCCAAGTTCTGGCAGGACTGGAAGGATGACAAACGCAAAATGCTCCAAACAGTGGTTGATTTGGAAAAAGCCGCCATGAACAAGGGCTACACGTTGGCAATATCTTTCGTTTCAGGACATTGCCAACTCTGCGAGAAATGCAATACTGAAACAAAAATTTGCGTTCACCCTAATCTTGCGCGCTGGTCAGAAGACGCCGTTGGCGTTAACGTAAGAAAAACCGCAGCTAACGCGGGCATTGCATTTAGTTTTCCATTCGCTAAGAACCCTGAATCATTTGCATTACTGCTCATAGATTAA